The following coding sequences are from one Terrimicrobium sacchariphilum window:
- a CDS encoding YezD family protein, with protein sequence MSGGHLPDSRSANTAVRVDSSWQDVVERQVGALRFGSLQITVHEGKVVQIERSVKVRLDKSGRSDG encoded by the coding sequence ATGAGTGGAGGACATTTGCCGGATTCCAGAAGTGCCAACACCGCCGTGAGAGTCGACTCATCCTGGCAGGATGTGGTCGAGCGGCAGGTAGGCGCTTTGAGATTTGGTTCGCTTCAGATCACCGTGCATGAGGGCAAGGTCGTGCAGATCGAGCGAAGCGTAAAGGTACGCCTCGACAAGTCGGGTCGCAGCGACGGCTAG
- a CDS encoding YezD family protein, giving the protein MSGTDSFIRTKSPNTRDSLSAGQASDWLSVVEEQVKSMRFGSVTITVHEGRVTKVEANICVRFDKS; this is encoded by the coding sequence ATGAGCGGAACAGACAGTTTTATCCGAACGAAATCTCCAAACACTCGAGACAGCCTGTCGGCGGGACAGGCCTCCGACTGGCTGTCCGTCGTGGAGGAGCAGGTGAAATCAATGCGTTTCGGATCCGTGACCATCACGGTGCATGAGGGAAGAGTGACCAAGGTCGAGGCGAATATCTGCGTGCGATTCGACAAAAGCTGA
- a CDS encoding HEAT repeat domain-containing protein yields MSSCVRQFASPPRFAGRRRIELSLTQLVIKMSASVNFENTDQELRASLKAALENRENLPAGELASYLAHPLPNIRRLTLKLLERSSDVSVIPALFDVSADPDYEISSAAHELLRSYQDPAATVLLAEGLNHPADEARLVAVIALRRYRSPSVLPDLIRALGDREPAVRREAVLTLAAYRRPELVTALRSALRDDEALVRRAAVQSIPDYDSAFVFEDLILALDDEDWQVRLEAARGLRRFRSDAARAALLESLDDEAWQVVREAILSLAMQSVRADYRIINRLRHPVAQVRLAAAFVVARVGGPEARVHLEPLLKDGDIEVRRSAQEAFLSLAA; encoded by the coding sequence ATGTCTAGTTGCGTCCGCCAATTCGCCAGTCCGCCTCGCTTCGCAGGAAGGAGGCGGATTGAGCTTTCATTAACTCAACTCGTCATAAAAATGTCTGCATCTGTAAATTTTGAAAATACTGATCAAGAGCTGCGCGCATCGCTGAAAGCAGCTCTTGAGAATCGTGAAAACCTGCCCGCTGGCGAACTCGCCAGCTACCTTGCGCATCCACTGCCGAACATCCGGCGTCTCACTCTGAAATTGCTGGAGAGAAGCAGCGATGTGAGTGTGATCCCGGCCCTGTTCGACGTGTCGGCAGATCCTGACTATGAAATCAGCTCCGCCGCGCATGAGCTCTTGCGGTCTTACCAGGACCCAGCTGCTACAGTGCTTCTCGCCGAAGGGCTGAACCATCCCGCCGACGAGGCGAGGCTGGTGGCGGTGATCGCCTTGCGCAGGTATCGTTCTCCATCCGTGCTGCCCGACCTGATTCGTGCGCTTGGTGATCGCGAGCCCGCGGTGCGCCGCGAAGCCGTGTTGACTCTGGCGGCTTATCGGCGACCGGAATTGGTGACGGCTTTGCGGTCGGCACTTCGCGATGATGAGGCGCTGGTCCGGCGTGCGGCGGTCCAGTCGATCCCGGACTACGACAGCGCGTTTGTCTTTGAAGACCTCATCCTGGCTTTGGACGATGAGGATTGGCAGGTGCGCCTGGAGGCGGCTCGCGGTTTGCGGAGGTTTCGCAGCGATGCTGCCCGCGCCGCGCTGCTCGAATCTTTGGATGATGAAGCCTGGCAGGTGGTACGCGAAGCAATTCTGAGCCTCGCGATGCAAAGCGTGCGAGCGGACTACCGCATTATTAACCGATTGAGACACCCTGTGGCGCAAGTGCGGCTGGCAGCTGCTTTTGTGGTAGCCAGGGTGGGCGGGCCGGAAGCTCGCGTCCATCTGGAGCCTTTGCTCAAAGACGGCGATATCGAGGTTCGCAGATCCGCCCAGGAGGCATTCCTTTCTCTTGCCGCATGA
- a CDS encoding cysteine synthase A, translated as MSSSYLGVDGHVGRTPLVRLRHFSEATGCEILGKAEFMNPGGSVKDRAALGIILDAEKSGALAPGATIVEGTAGNTGIGLTVIGHARGYRSVIVIPETQSPEKISLLRTLGAEVLTVAEKPYSDPGNYNHIARRLAEENRWYWANQFDNLANRQAHFLTTGPEIWEQTNGTIDAFVAAVGTGGTLAGTALALKEKNPLVAAVCADPYGAAMWSWFTLGNPSVNDGDSHAEGIGQSRLTRNLEGLTVDEAYRIPDQEAISAIHQLLREEGLFLGLSSGINIAGAVRYAREHGPGKTIVTILCDSGAKYLSKIYDRKWLEQEGLDPDLRLVS; from the coding sequence GTGAGCTCGAGCTACCTCGGCGTCGATGGCCATGTGGGCCGGACTCCCCTGGTCCGGCTCCGCCATTTTTCCGAGGCGACGGGGTGCGAGATCCTCGGCAAGGCGGAGTTCATGAATCCCGGTGGTTCGGTGAAAGATCGGGCCGCGCTGGGGATAATTCTCGATGCCGAGAAGAGCGGAGCCCTGGCTCCCGGCGCTACGATCGTGGAGGGAACGGCAGGAAACACGGGCATCGGTCTCACCGTTATTGGGCATGCGCGGGGCTATCGCTCCGTCATTGTCATCCCCGAAACGCAATCGCCGGAGAAAATCTCGCTCTTGCGGACTTTGGGCGCCGAGGTGCTTACCGTCGCGGAGAAACCGTACAGCGATCCCGGGAACTACAATCACATCGCGCGGCGTCTTGCTGAGGAAAATAGATGGTATTGGGCCAATCAGTTCGACAATCTCGCCAACCGGCAGGCGCATTTTCTCACAACAGGCCCTGAGATCTGGGAACAGACCAATGGCACCATCGATGCCTTCGTGGCGGCAGTTGGCACCGGAGGGACCCTGGCAGGGACAGCTCTCGCGCTGAAGGAAAAGAACCCACTGGTCGCAGCGGTTTGCGCAGACCCGTACGGGGCGGCCATGTGGTCGTGGTTCACGCTGGGAAATCCGTCTGTAAACGACGGTGATTCCCACGCGGAAGGTATCGGCCAGTCGCGGTTGACGCGCAATCTGGAGGGCCTGACTGTCGACGAGGCGTATCGCATCCCCGACCAGGAGGCCATTTCCGCGATTCATCAGCTTTTGCGCGAGGAAGGGCTCTTTCTTGGCCTTTCCTCCGGGATCAATATCGCAGGCGCGGTTCGTTATGCCCGCGAGCATGGTCCGGGAAAGACGATCGTCACGATCCTCTGCGATTCCGGAGCGAAATATCTCTCCAAGATTTATGATCGGAAGTGGCTGGAGCAGGAGGGGCTTGATCCTGATCTCCGCCTTGTGAGCTAG
- a CDS encoding rhodanese-like domain-containing protein — MPTITPRELQHLLSANPNLPLIDVRTGSEFSEVHVPQARNFPLGQFKGADLNVPAQDPVYILCHAGGRATKAAQQLAAEGFHQPVVVEGGTQAWVDAGLPVKRGKAGAISLERQVRIAAGSLVLIGVLLGFFVNRWFFGLSGFVGAGLIFAGITDFCGMGLLLARAPWNAAPRS; from the coding sequence ATGCCTACGATCACGCCCAGGGAACTCCAGCATCTGCTTTCCGCGAACCCGAACCTGCCGCTCATCGACGTGCGCACGGGATCGGAATTCTCGGAGGTCCATGTGCCGCAGGCCCGGAATTTTCCTCTTGGACAATTCAAGGGAGCTGACTTGAACGTGCCTGCTCAAGACCCGGTGTATATCCTTTGTCACGCCGGGGGACGCGCTACCAAGGCGGCGCAGCAACTCGCTGCCGAGGGCTTTCATCAGCCTGTGGTGGTGGAGGGAGGCACGCAAGCCTGGGTGGATGCCGGTCTTCCCGTGAAGCGGGGCAAGGCCGGGGCGATCAGCCTCGAACGCCAGGTGCGCATTGCGGCTGGCTCGCTGGTGCTCATCGGCGTCCTGCTGGGTTTCTTTGTGAATCGCTGGTTCTTCGGCCTCTCTGGATTCGTCGGAGCGGGGCTGATCTTTGCAGGGATCACCGACTTCTGCGGCATGGGGCTGTTGCTCGCCCGTGCGCCGTGGAATGCGGCCCCGCGGTCCTGA
- a CDS encoding cysteine desulfurase: MSIPRLDSESASGFSKPESESPETAIIKKLAAEFFAGRTPPTGSPSGFPSVHEEPVTTRFPEPSAAPSLPAAEPLSVASPAAVVPPSPSAITLPGGEVTPKVADAPATPFVVPPVHEPTVSEPSVAETPSQFAQDDFAFGAPSGKCLLPDGARKSGTGCPSGFEDATPSYYFVNQSDILGSHPAAGAPKSPTPLSAFDVSSVRADFPALHQEVNGHPLIFLDNAATTQKPQAVIDATSHFYAKDNSNIHRAAYALAERATAAFESGREKVREFLGAADKHEIIFVRGTTEGINLVAQTYGRKHIGQGDEIILTELEHHANIVPWQLLAEQTGAVIKVIPINDRGELILDEFVRLLGPKTKIVSVAHVSNSLGTVNPVETIIQIAHGRGVPVLVDGAQSTPHLPVNVQALDADFYVFSGHKVFGPTGIGAVYGKTQWLETLPPYQGGGHMIRDVRFEKTVFQHPPEKFEAGTPDIAGVVGLGSAIDYLFKVGIPSIAAYEHSLLEYATSALSTIPGLQPIGTATNKASVLSFVIPGIPNENIAKHLDRHGIAVRAGHHCALPAIRHFGLESSVRPSLAFYNTREDVDTLVSVLHRLPRK; this comes from the coding sequence ATGTCTATCCCACGGCTTGATTCGGAGAGCGCCTCCGGTTTTTCCAAGCCGGAGAGCGAAAGTCCGGAAACGGCGATCATCAAGAAACTCGCGGCGGAGTTTTTCGCGGGGCGTACGCCGCCGACGGGTTCGCCCTCGGGGTTTCCGTCCGTACATGAGGAGCCGGTGACCACGAGGTTTCCGGAACCTTCGGCGGCTCCCTCGTTGCCTGCGGCCGAGCCGTTGAGTGTGGCGAGCCCGGCAGCCGTGGTTCCGCCGTCGCCATCGGCGATCACTTTGCCGGGAGGGGAGGTGACGCCCAAAGTCGCTGATGCTCCGGCGACGCCCTTCGTGGTGCCGCCCGTGCATGAGCCGACTGTTAGCGAGCCAAGCGTGGCGGAAACCCCCTCGCAGTTTGCACAGGACGACTTTGCCTTCGGTGCGCCGAGCGGCAAGTGCCTCCTGCCGGATGGCGCGCGTAAGTCCGGCACAGGTTGTCCCTCCGGCTTTGAGGACGCGACGCCCTCGTATTACTTCGTCAACCAGTCCGACATTCTCGGCAGTCACCCGGCGGCAGGCGCTCCGAAATCACCGACACCGCTGTCGGCCTTTGATGTCTCTTCGGTACGGGCGGATTTTCCTGCTCTGCATCAGGAGGTCAACGGCCATCCGTTGATTTTTCTCGATAATGCCGCAACGACGCAAAAGCCGCAGGCCGTCATCGACGCCACCTCGCACTTCTACGCGAAGGACAACTCGAACATCCACCGTGCGGCCTACGCGCTGGCGGAGCGAGCCACAGCAGCCTTTGAGAGCGGGCGGGAGAAGGTTCGAGAATTCCTCGGCGCGGCGGACAAGCACGAGATCATCTTTGTGCGCGGCACGACGGAGGGTATCAACCTCGTAGCCCAGACCTATGGGCGCAAGCACATCGGGCAGGGCGACGAGATCATCCTGACTGAACTTGAGCACCATGCAAACATCGTCCCCTGGCAGCTCCTCGCCGAGCAGACCGGGGCGGTGATCAAGGTTATCCCGATCAATGATCGTGGTGAGCTGATCCTCGATGAGTTCGTCCGGCTGCTGGGACCAAAGACCAAGATCGTCTCAGTGGCTCACGTTTCGAATTCGCTGGGAACAGTCAATCCTGTCGAAACGATCATCCAGATCGCTCACGGGCGCGGCGTTCCCGTGTTGGTGGATGGCGCTCAGTCGACACCGCATCTGCCGGTGAACGTGCAGGCCCTGGATGCTGATTTCTACGTCTTCTCCGGTCACAAGGTTTTCGGGCCCACCGGCATCGGCGCGGTCTATGGCAAGACCCAGTGGCTGGAAACGCTCCCGCCGTATCAGGGTGGGGGACACATGATTCGAGACGTGCGTTTTGAGAAGACCGTGTTCCAGCATCCGCCGGAGAAATTCGAAGCGGGAACGCCGGATATTGCGGGGGTGGTCGGGCTCGGCTCAGCCATTGATTACCTGTTCAAGGTCGGCATCCCCTCGATCGCGGCCTATGAGCATTCGCTCCTGGAGTACGCGACGTCGGCATTGTCCACCATACCTGGCCTCCAGCCCATTGGTACGGCGACCAACAAAGCCAGTGTGCTGTCATTTGTGATTCCGGGAATCCCGAATGAAAACATCGCGAAACACCTCGACCGCCATGGCATCGCGGTTCGCGCGGGACATCACTGCGCGCTGCCTGCCATCCGGCACTTCGGCCTGGAGAGCTCCGTCCGACCCTCGCTGGCCTTTTACAATACCCGCGAGGATGTGGACACGCTGGTAAGCGTGCTGCATCGTTTACCGAGAAAATAG
- a CDS encoding family 2A encapsulin nanocompartment shell protein: protein MTQPANHSLSAAAARNLATATVTVPQWDHITPRWLHKLLPFVNVDGGVYRVNRVAQKEGKFQPELLTVDLGEPKLPTTFIDYEVDPREYHLSAIQTVLHTHTRITDLYSNQIDQLREQVRLTVEAVREKEESEIINNPQFGLLKEVSPSQTIETRKGAPTPDDLDELLTRVWKKPAFFLAHPLAIAAFGREATRRGVPPVVVHLFGSPFITWRGVPLIPSNKLEVKDNKTSILLLRVGEAEQGVVGLQKVGVTGEVEPGLSVRYSGTSDNSIASHLVTRYFSVAVLTEDAIARLDNVAVNNYHEYVYPTA, encoded by the coding sequence ATGACTCAGCCAGCTAATCACAGCCTTAGCGCCGCCGCGGCGCGTAATCTCGCCACCGCAACCGTAACAGTCCCCCAATGGGATCACATCACCCCGAGGTGGCTGCACAAACTCCTGCCTTTCGTCAATGTGGACGGCGGCGTCTATCGTGTAAACCGCGTAGCCCAGAAAGAGGGTAAATTTCAGCCCGAGTTGCTCACCGTTGACCTCGGCGAGCCGAAGCTCCCGACCACGTTCATCGATTATGAGGTGGACCCGCGGGAATATCACCTGAGCGCCATCCAGACGGTGCTGCACACGCACACGCGCATTACGGATCTTTACAGCAACCAGATCGACCAGCTCCGCGAGCAGGTGCGTCTCACGGTTGAGGCCGTGCGTGAGAAAGAGGAATCGGAAATCATCAACAACCCGCAGTTTGGGCTGCTGAAGGAAGTCTCCCCGAGCCAGACGATCGAAACGCGCAAGGGTGCCCCGACACCGGACGATCTCGACGAACTCCTCACCCGCGTCTGGAAAAAGCCGGCCTTCTTTCTCGCTCATCCGCTCGCCATCGCTGCCTTTGGGCGTGAAGCGACGCGCCGGGGCGTGCCCCCCGTGGTGGTGCATCTTTTCGGTTCGCCGTTTATCACCTGGCGCGGAGTGCCGCTGATTCCGTCGAACAAACTTGAAGTGAAGGACAACAAGACCAGCATCCTCCTTCTCCGCGTGGGTGAGGCCGAGCAAGGCGTCGTGGGCCTGCAAAAGGTCGGCGTCACTGGCGAGGTGGAGCCCGGACTTTCCGTGCGCTACAGCGGCACGAGCGACAACTCGATCGCTTCGCACCTTGTGACCCGCTACTTCTCCGTGGCTGTACTTACGGAAGACGCCATCGCTCGTCTCGATAATGTCGCCGTAAACAACTACCACGAGTATGTCTATCCCACGGCTTGA
- a CDS encoding rhodanese-like domain-containing protein, producing MSTVLPTAVLSPREVHDQIQTENPLVVDVREPAEYAAGRIPSAQIIPLSELRQVSQQWKRETPIILYCQNGARSEQARIFMALRGFTNHRSMKGGYLAWKNAGYPVEASERAPWSFDRQAKVAIGLALAGFTAAGLAISPAFLAVDFAIAAALITFALTAPRWPAQLLSRLPWNRVHHS from the coding sequence ATGAGCACAGTTCTACCGACCGCCGTGCTTTCACCGAGGGAGGTCCACGACCAGATCCAGACCGAAAACCCGCTCGTAGTGGACGTGCGGGAACCTGCCGAATATGCCGCAGGTCGCATCCCATCGGCCCAGATCATTCCACTCAGCGAACTTCGCCAGGTTTCCCAGCAGTGGAAGCGCGAGACGCCGATCATCCTTTATTGCCAAAACGGAGCCCGTAGCGAGCAGGCTCGCATCTTTATGGCCCTTCGCGGCTTCACCAACCACCGAAGCATGAAAGGCGGCTATCTCGCCTGGAAAAACGCTGGCTACCCGGTGGAGGCATCCGAGCGCGCTCCATGGTCATTTGATCGGCAAGCCAAGGTCGCCATCGGCCTCGCACTCGCGGGGTTCACCGCCGCTGGCCTGGCGATCAGCCCGGCGTTTCTTGCTGTAGATTTCGCCATCGCCGCCGCCCTGATTACGTTTGCATTGACCGCTCCTCGCTGGCCAGCCCAGCTCCTTTCCCGACTTCCATGGAACCGAGTACACCATTCCTGA
- the epsC gene encoding serine O-acetyltransferase EpsC, whose amino-acid sequence MEPSTPFLRQEADLGSAPTLPFHPVVPALLASYENVGGLNNRDAHNMPSKRAVALVCEDLLQLLFPGFHDEDAVHNSSLLDLTNERVHRVVHRLEDQVRKGVRVGNPKKPTGRTPAIIEGFFKAIPEVRELLRTDIESAYEGDPSALSREEILLSFPGIEAIAIQRLAHLLFKARVPLVPRLMTEWAHGRTGIDIHPGASIGSHFFIDHGTGVVIGETCTIGNHVKLYHGVTLGARSFAKDGEGHIIKGGKRHPDVHDNVTIYPNSTILGGETVIGANSTIGANVFLLQSVPANSLVIYEEKQLSILDKLARRIPHALEWSI is encoded by the coding sequence ATGGAACCGAGTACACCATTCCTGAGACAGGAGGCCGATCTCGGCTCCGCTCCCACCCTGCCCTTTCACCCCGTGGTACCAGCGTTGCTGGCGTCTTATGAAAACGTAGGCGGTCTGAATAACCGCGACGCGCACAACATGCCGTCAAAGCGCGCGGTCGCGCTCGTCTGCGAGGACCTGCTGCAACTCCTCTTCCCCGGCTTTCACGACGAGGATGCCGTGCACAACAGCTCCCTCCTCGATCTCACCAATGAGCGCGTGCATCGTGTGGTGCACCGCCTGGAGGATCAGGTACGCAAGGGCGTTCGCGTCGGCAACCCCAAGAAGCCCACGGGCCGCACACCGGCCATCATCGAAGGTTTCTTCAAGGCCATCCCCGAGGTGAGAGAACTCTTGCGGACAGACATCGAGTCCGCTTACGAAGGCGATCCCTCCGCCCTCAGCCGGGAAGAAATCCTCCTCTCCTTCCCCGGCATCGAGGCCATCGCGATCCAGCGCCTGGCCCATCTGCTTTTCAAGGCTCGCGTACCACTCGTCCCCCGGCTGATGACGGAATGGGCCCATGGCCGCACCGGCATCGACATCCACCCTGGCGCCTCGATCGGCTCTCACTTTTTCATCGACCACGGAACCGGCGTGGTCATTGGCGAGACCTGCACCATTGGCAATCACGTCAAGCTCTACCACGGAGTAACCCTCGGCGCGCGGAGCTTCGCCAAGGACGGCGAAGGACACATCATAAAGGGCGGCAAACGCCACCCCGACGTTCACGACAACGTCACGATCTACCCCAACTCCACCATCCTCGGAGGCGAAACCGTCATTGGAGCCAACTCCACCATCGGAGCCAACGTCTTCCTGCTGCAAAGCGTCCCCGCCAACTCCCTCGTCATCTACGAGGAAAAGCAGCTAAGCATCCTCGATAAACTCGCCCGCCGCATTCCGCATGCGCTTGAGTGGTCAATCTGA
- a CDS encoding sigma factor-like helix-turn-helix DNA-binding protein: MLLGKFLMRNKRLKAATAEGNIEAIAGHLRVSARICIGYATRRLARERCREVAILCPDVDASDIGSTEHFWSRANQFSFEESCAIALAALDLGVRKRLITAKSEIIATLVLKEGLTHRKIAEKLGISPGAVSQQLSRVSARLSILKDAVEVVVR, encoded by the coding sequence ATGTTGCTCGGCAAGTTTCTCATGAGAAACAAACGTTTGAAAGCCGCCACCGCAGAAGGCAATATCGAGGCGATCGCAGGGCATCTCAGGGTCTCGGCGAGAATCTGCATTGGCTATGCCACTCGCCGACTCGCTCGGGAGAGATGCAGAGAAGTTGCGATACTTTGCCCGGATGTTGATGCTAGCGATATCGGATCAACCGAGCATTTCTGGTCGCGTGCGAACCAATTTTCTTTTGAAGAGAGCTGCGCCATCGCGTTGGCTGCACTTGATCTCGGGGTGCGAAAGCGGCTGATCACGGCGAAAAGCGAAATAATCGCGACACTCGTTCTGAAGGAGGGGCTGACTCACCGGAAAATTGCAGAGAAGCTTGGCATTTCCCCAGGCGCTGTATCTCAGCAGCTCTCCCGAGTTTCTGCTCGGCTAAGCATCCTAAAAGATGCCGTGGAAGTGGTTGTCCGGTGA
- a CDS encoding sugar MFS transporter: MAIPLVNPSSDKAAERPFLVGPFAVMTTLFFMWGFMTVWNDLLIPRFKEAFELSYFQAMLVQFAFFGAYTVGSLAYYVISVAFGDPINRIGYKCGVIVGLLLAALGSALFYPAASLRSYPFFLFALFIVGLGFALLQIAANPYVAILGPERTASSRLNLSQGVNSFGTTIGPIIGGWLIFNVFTHPNQHGAESTRIPYLCFSAVFVLLAIFFKCARLPEFKSTDTISRGLGALKVPHTVLGMLAIFMYVGGEVAVGSAIVNFLGTPGLGGISSEAATRFLAFYWGGLMIGRFMGAAALSELSSRTRQILMVSVPLLALSVVALAAGIAVALHFCIFLLGLLCAFLISARNARRMLALFAIVIIGLLVVAMLGSGELAKWCVLSVGLFCSIMWSNIFSLAIEGLGALKSQASSLLIMGISGGAILPPLQGAMADHVGIQYSFIVPALAFAYVAFYGFYGCRIGRNQVA; the protein is encoded by the coding sequence ATGGCAATTCCTCTCGTAAATCCCTCCTCGGATAAGGCGGCAGAGCGTCCCTTCCTCGTCGGCCCGTTTGCGGTCATGACGACACTGTTTTTCATGTGGGGGTTCATGACCGTATGGAATGATCTTCTTATCCCCCGCTTTAAGGAGGCCTTTGAGCTTTCCTATTTTCAGGCGATGCTGGTGCAGTTTGCCTTTTTCGGGGCGTACACCGTCGGGTCGCTGGCCTATTATGTCATTTCTGTAGCGTTTGGAGATCCGATCAACCGCATAGGATACAAATGCGGCGTGATCGTGGGCCTTTTACTCGCGGCGCTGGGGAGCGCTCTTTTCTACCCGGCGGCGTCGCTGCGATCCTACCCGTTCTTCCTTTTCGCCCTCTTTATCGTCGGGCTGGGCTTCGCGCTTCTGCAGATCGCGGCAAATCCCTATGTGGCCATCCTCGGTCCGGAAAGAACGGCTTCCAGCAGGCTGAATCTGTCGCAGGGCGTGAATTCCTTCGGAACGACCATTGGTCCGATCATCGGCGGATGGTTGATATTTAATGTATTCACTCATCCGAATCAGCATGGCGCGGAATCCACCAGGATCCCGTATCTCTGCTTTTCGGCAGTCTTTGTGCTGCTGGCGATTTTCTTCAAGTGCGCCAGATTGCCGGAGTTCAAAAGCACGGACACGATCTCGCGCGGCCTCGGAGCGCTGAAGGTGCCCCACACCGTGCTCGGGATGCTGGCGATCTTCATGTACGTCGGTGGCGAGGTGGCGGTGGGCAGCGCGATCGTCAACTTCCTCGGCACACCCGGGCTGGGCGGCATCTCCAGCGAGGCGGCGACCCGCTTTCTCGCATTCTACTGGGGCGGGCTGATGATCGGGCGGTTCATGGGGGCGGCCGCTCTGAGCGAGCTCAGCAGCCGGACGAGGCAGATCCTCATGGTTAGCGTCCCGCTCCTGGCGTTGAGCGTGGTTGCCCTGGCCGCGGGGATCGCAGTTGCCCTGCATTTTTGCATTTTTCTCCTCGGGCTCCTTTGCGCATTTTTGATCTCCGCCAGGAACGCCCGGCGGATGCTGGCCCTTTTCGCCATCGTGATTATCGGGCTGTTGGTCGTCGCGATGCTGGGATCGGGAGAGTTGGCAAAATGGTGCGTCCTTTCGGTCGGCCTGTTTTGTTCCATCATGTGGTCAAACATCTTCTCTCTCGCGATCGAGGGCCTTGGCGCCCTGAAAAGCCAGGCTTCGTCGCTCCTGATCATGGGAATATCGGGAGGAGCGATACTGCCTCCCCTGCAGGGGGCCATGGCGGATCATGTGGGGATTCAATATTCCTTCATCGTGCCAGCGCTGGCCTTTGCATACGTCGCCTTTTATGGCTTCTACGGGTGCAGGATTGGACGCAATCAGGTGGCATAG
- a CDS encoding putative Ig domain-containing protein: protein MKFRILVTIALVSLSYGLLHGQTPASSKALILTPPVSDKPRINGPKIFGVRPGSPFLYAIPATGKRPITFSADGLPDGVKLDPATGLISGKLTQPGEVKVVLRASNDLGSVEKPFRIVVGDRIALTPPMGWNSWNCWGGEVSQEKVLSSARAMVAKGLRDHGWTYINIDDGWQGVRGGPHNAIQPNSKFPDMKALGDEIHKMGLKFGIYSTPWIISYEGHIGGYSDNPDGTYDWVKEGDHNEFYRISRDPAQYDGRRKAIRKHGAYSFVDKDVAQWAEWGIDYLKYDWVPNDIPHVKEMSDALRRSGRDIFYSLSNNAPYGSAPELAHYAKAWRTTVDIQDNWESLVKIGFSQDRWAGYAGPGHWNDPDMLVVGHVGWGPKLHLTKLTPDEQYTEVSLWCLLSAPLLIGCDLAQADDFTLGLLTNDEVLDINQDPLGRQAVQIRNEGDRVVYAKPLEDGSVAVGLFNLGKEEQPVAVQFVDIPLPQGKLLVRDLWRQKDLGVFEGKFETSVASHGVVLLRLIPQK from the coding sequence GTGAAATTCCGCATCCTTGTCACGATTGCCCTGGTTTCCTTAAGCTATGGCCTCCTCCATGGACAAACCCCCGCTTCATCGAAGGCGCTCATCTTAACCCCTCCCGTTTCGGATAAGCCGAGGATCAACGGGCCGAAGATCTTCGGAGTGCGTCCCGGCTCGCCGTTTCTCTACGCCATTCCCGCCACCGGAAAGCGACCGATCACCTTCTCCGCTGATGGGCTGCCGGATGGGGTGAAGCTGGACCCGGCGACGGGATTGATCTCCGGAAAGCTGACGCAGCCCGGCGAAGTGAAGGTCGTTCTGCGCGCCAGCAACGATCTCGGCTCGGTCGAGAAACCATTTCGCATCGTCGTGGGTGACAGGATTGCGCTGACCCCGCCGATGGGATGGAATAGCTGGAACTGCTGGGGCGGTGAGGTGAGCCAGGAAAAGGTGCTGAGTTCCGCACGGGCCATGGTCGCCAAGGGGCTGCGTGATCACGGCTGGACCTACATCAATATCGACGACGGCTGGCAGGGTGTACGCGGAGGGCCTCATAACGCCATCCAGCCCAACTCGAAATTTCCCGACATGAAGGCGCTCGGGGATGAAATTCACAAGATGGGGCTCAAGTTTGGCATCTACTCCACACCCTGGATCATTAGCTATGAAGGCCACATCGGCGGGTATTCGGATAACCCGGATGGCACTTACGATTGGGTGAAGGAAGGCGATCACAATGAGTTTTACCGCATTTCCAGAGACCCGGCGCAGTACGACGGAAGGCGGAAAGCCATTCGAAAGCACGGCGCATATTCCTTCGTGGATAAAGACGTGGCTCAATGGGCGGAGTGGGGGATCGACTATCTGAAATACGACTGGGTGCCCAACGATATCCCGCATGTGAAGGAGATGTCGGATGCGTTGCGCCGGAGCGGGCGCGACATCTTTTACAGTCTTTCCAATAACGCACCCTATGGGAGTGCGCCGGAACTAGCGCATTACGCCAAAGCCTGGCGCACGACGGTCGATATCCAGGACAACTGGGAGAGCCTCGTGAAGATCGGCTTTTCGCAGGACCGCTGGGCGGGGTACGCCGGCCCCGGGCACTGGAATGACCCGGACATGCTGGTGGTGGGTCACGTAGGCTGGGGGCCAAAGCTGCATCTGACCAAGCTCACTCCCGACGAACAGTACACCGAGGTCTCGCTCTGGTGCCTGCTTTCCGCGCCCCTCTTGATCGGATGCGATCTCGCGCAGGCGGACGATTTTACCCTCGGTCTGCTTACGAACGATGAGGTCCTCGACATCAATCAGGACCCCCTCGGGCGTCAAGCCGTGCAGATTCGCAACGAAGGTGACCGGGTGGTTTACGCAAAGCCGCTCGAGGATGGCTCCGTGGCGGTGGGCCTCTTTAATCTCGGCAAAGAGGAGCAGCCCGTAGCCGTGCAGTTTGTGGATATTCCGCTGCCCCAGGGAAAGCTGCTTGTCCGCGATCTCTGGCGTCAAAAGGACCTCGGTGTCTTTGAAGGGAAATTCGAAACCTCCGTCGCCTCGCATGGGGTCGTCCTGTTAAGACTCATCCCGCAGAAATAA